In a single window of the Deltaproteobacteria bacterium genome:
- a CDS encoding response regulator transcription factor: protein MSISLVVADASPFILKGVESLFMLENDFHLAALCTNGTHAMEAVRQHLPDVAILDISMLGKDGLTITREIQAEKLQTRVVLFTAEIGEDQLLDAMCIGVKGIVLKDMAMPLLIQCVRKVHAGEQWFERSMASLSFKKLLLRETVAREVAALLTPQETKVVLLVGKEMHNKEIANQLCISEVTVKTHLRNIYKKLHVDSRKALLRYAQKTEGSLVNESENRRVTRHQGAIPVEFEGYKGITRDFSRWGIFFETGKSFIPSKSIEFTIRLENVDSTGPVNLNCRSDIVRVQESGERIGIAATICSYSFEKTGWTGRCKSESSKRQMR from the coding sequence ATGTCTATATCTTTGGTAGTGGCGGATGCTTCTCCGTTCATCCTAAAAGGGGTTGAAAGTCTTTTCATGTTGGAAAATGATTTTCATTTGGCGGCCCTTTGCACAAATGGGACACATGCCATGGAGGCAGTGCGCCAGCATTTGCCTGATGTCGCTATTCTAGATATCAGCATGCTTGGTAAGGATGGGCTAACGATTACTAGGGAAATCCAGGCAGAGAAGCTACAGACCAGAGTAGTGCTCTTCACTGCGGAAATTGGTGAGGATCAGTTGTTGGACGCGATGTGCATAGGTGTCAAGGGCATTGTATTGAAAGACATGGCCATGCCACTGCTGATCCAGTGCGTGCGTAAGGTGCATGCGGGAGAACAATGGTTTGAGCGGAGCATGGCTAGTCTCTCCTTCAAAAAATTGCTGTTGCGCGAAACTGTAGCGAGAGAGGTTGCCGCTCTCCTCACACCTCAGGAAACCAAAGTGGTGCTGCTGGTAGGTAAGGAAATGCACAACAAGGAAATCGCCAACCAGCTTTGCATCAGCGAAGTCACAGTCAAAACTCACCTGCGCAATATCTATAAAAAGCTGCACGTGGACAGCCGCAAGGCGCTCCTGCGCTATGCCCAGAAAACAGAAGGGAGTTTAGTAAATGAATCTGAAAACCGCCGAGTGACGCGCCATCAAGGAGCAATACCTGTGGAATTTGAAGGATATAAAGGCATTACCCGCGACTTTAGCCGTTGGGGTATTTTTTTTGAGACGGGTAAATCTTTTATTCCCAGCAAGTCCATAGAGTTCACCATTCGGCTGGAAAATGTTGATTCGACAGGTCCCGTGAACTTGAATTGCAGGTCAGATATCGTCAGAGTCCAGGAAAGCGGTGAGAGAATTGGCATTGCCGCAACCATCTGTTCCTATTCGTTTGAAAAAACCGGATGGACAGGAAGATGTAAGTCAGAAAGCAGTAAGCGGCAAATGAGGTAG